The following are encoded in a window of Paramormyrops kingsleyae isolate MSU_618 chromosome 12, PKINGS_0.4, whole genome shotgun sequence genomic DNA:
- the LOC111854007 gene encoding CXXC-type zinc finger protein 4-like encodes MSNINSALCVESGQNIDLSLLQKDNLQLDSSGLNTVLDYNAEMERYRSFANFYKTNGAFPQTAKIARITTPIFPSARIGVSPWNCDNAMLWGRKSAAINPNRTSMQRNESQRGEKVGVPPETLQMANNNFLSTLSPEHCRPLAGECMNKLKCGTAAEAEIMNLPERVGTFSTIPALGGISLPPGVIVMTALHSPAASAAVTDSAFQIANLADCPQNNSSASSGNPAKKKRKRCGVCAPCRRLINCGVCSSCRNRKTGHQICKFRKCEELKKKPGASLERAPVSGGEAFRWFF; translated from the coding sequence ATGTCGAATATAAACAGCGCTCTCTGTGTCGAGAGCGGACAAAACATTGACTTGTCACTCTTACAGAAGGATAATCTTCAGTTGGACTCGAGTGGATTAAACACAGTTTTGGATTATAATGCAGAGATGGAACGCTACCGGTCCTTCGCAAACTTCTACAAAACGAACGGGGCATTTCCACAGACTGCGAAGATTGCTCGCATAACCACGCCAATTTTCCCCAGCGCCCGAATCGGCGTGTCCCCCTGGAACTGCGATAACGCCATGCTCTGGGGAAGAAAGTCAGCAGCAATCAACCCTAATAGGACCAGCATGCAGAGAAATGAGTCCCAGAGGGGCGAGAAGGTTGGCGTGCCGCCAGAGACgttgcaaatggcaaataataaTTTCCTCTCCACCTTATCCCCTGAACACTGCAGACCTTTAGCGGGGGAATGCATGAACAAGCTGAAATGCGGCACAGCAGCTGAAGCGGAGATAATGAATCTCCCAGAACGCGTCGGAACTTTTTCCACCATCCCGGCTTTAGGGGGCATCTCATTACCTCCCGGGGTCATCGTCATGACAGCCCTTCACTCCCCCGCAGCCTCGGCCGCCGTTACAGACAGTGCGTTTCAAATTGCCAATCTGGCAGACTGCCCGCAGAATAATTCCTCGGCGTCCAGCGGCAACCCGGCCAAGAAGAAGAGGAAAAGGTGCGGGGtgtgcgccccctgcaggcggcTGATCAACTGCGGGGTGTGCAGCAGCTGTCGGAATCGCAAAACCGGCCACCAGATCTGCAAGTTCAGGAAATGCGAGGAGCTGAAGAAGAAGCCCGGCGCGTCGCTGGAG